One window from the genome of Oryctolagus cuniculus chromosome 1, mOryCun1.1, whole genome shotgun sequence encodes:
- the LMO2 gene encoding rhombotin-2 isoform X2, producing the protein MPREGILPLADGERDPRGLTAPSPAQACPGVRSLPAQLQRPRARRPRSRAVRGTAAPRAPGPGTANPGRARSYSSRRLSWRVPASHFGRFALLELPGSAVTVLERGGASSPPERRSKRRLRSGGARASEGVRALAAGQPRATKGAPPPPGTPPPSPMSSAIERKSLDPSEEPVDEVLQIPPSLLTCGGCQQNIGDRYFLKAIDQYWHEDCLSCDLCGCRLGEVGRRLYYKLGRKLCRRDYLR; encoded by the exons ATGCCCAGGGAGGGAATTCTGCCGctggcagatggagagagggacCCGCGGGGATTaactgcccccagccctgcccaggcgtGCCCCGGCGTGCGGTCCCTGCCCGCACAGCTCCAGCGGCCACGAGCCCGGCGCCCGCGGAGCCGCGCCGTCCGGGGCACCGCTGCGCCGCGCGCCCCTGGACCTGGGACCGCGAACCCGGGACGGGCGCGAAGCTACTCGTCACGGCGGCTTTCGTGGAGGGTGCCTGCTTCCCATTTTGGTCGTTTTGCCTTGCTTGAGCTGCCCG GGAGCGCGGTGACTGTCCTTGAGCGCGGAGGGGCGAGCTCGCCGCCGGAGCGCCGGAGCAAGAGGAGGCTTAGGAGCGGCGGCGCCCGCGCATCCGAGGGGGTCCGAGCCCTCGCCGCCGGCCAGCCCCGCGCCACAAAGGGAGCGCCCCCGCCGCCCGGCACGCCGCCTCCCTCCCCAATGTCCTCGGCCATCGAGAGGAAGAGCCTGGACCCATCCGA GGAACCCGTGGATGAGGTGCTGCAGATCCCCCCGTCCCTGCTGACATGCGGCGGCTGCCAGCAGAACATCGGGGACCGCTACTTCCTGAAGGCCATCGACCAGTACTGGCACGAGGACTGCCTGAGCTGTGACCTGTGCGGGTGCcggctgggggaggtgggccGGCGCCTCTACTACAAGCTGGGCCGGAAGCTCTGCCGGAGAGACTATCTCAGGTAG
- the LMO2 gene encoding rhombotin-2 isoform X3 — translation MEGSAVTVLERGGASSPPERRSKRRLRSGGARASEGVRALAAGQPRATKGAPPPPGTPPPSPMSSAIERKSLDPSEEPVDEVLQIPPSLLTCGGCQQNIGDRYFLKAIDQYWHEDCLSCDLCGCRLGEVGRRLYYKLGRKLCRRDYLRLFGQDGLCASCDKRIRAYEMTMRVKDKVYHLECFKCAACQKHFCVGDRYLLVNSDIVCEQDIYEWTKANGMM, via the exons ATGGAAG GGAGCGCGGTGACTGTCCTTGAGCGCGGAGGGGCGAGCTCGCCGCCGGAGCGCCGGAGCAAGAGGAGGCTTAGGAGCGGCGGCGCCCGCGCATCCGAGGGGGTCCGAGCCCTCGCCGCCGGCCAGCCCCGCGCCACAAAGGGAGCGCCCCCGCCGCCCGGCACGCCGCCTCCCTCCCCAATGTCCTCGGCCATCGAGAGGAAGAGCCTGGACCCATCCGA GGAACCCGTGGATGAGGTGCTGCAGATCCCCCCGTCCCTGCTGACATGCGGCGGCTGCCAGCAGAACATCGGGGACCGCTACTTCCTGAAGGCCATCGACCAGTACTGGCACGAGGACTGCCTGAGCTGTGACCTGTGCGGGTGCcggctgggggaggtgggccGGCGCCTCTACTACAAGCTGGGCCGGAAGCTCTGCCGGAGAGACTATCTCAG GCTGTTCGGCCAGGATGGTCTGTGCGCGTCCTGTGACAAGCGCATCCGCGCCTACGAGATGACGATGCGGGTGAAAGACAAGGTGTATCACCTGGAGTGCTTCAAGTGCGCCGCCTGCCAGAAGCACTTCTGCGTGGGCGACAGATACCTCCTGGTCAACTCCGACATAGTGTGCGAACAGGACATCTACGAGTGGACTAAGGCCAACGGGATGATGTAG
- the LMO2 gene encoding rhombotin-2 isoform X1 — protein sequence MSSAIERKSLDPSEEPVDEVLQIPPSLLTCGGCQQNIGDRYFLKAIDQYWHEDCLSCDLCGCRLGEVGRRLYYKLGRKLCRRDYLRLFGQDGLCASCDKRIRAYEMTMRVKDKVYHLECFKCAACQKHFCVGDRYLLVNSDIVCEQDIYEWTKANGMM from the exons ATGTCCTCGGCCATCGAGAGGAAGAGCCTGGACCCATCCGA GGAACCCGTGGATGAGGTGCTGCAGATCCCCCCGTCCCTGCTGACATGCGGCGGCTGCCAGCAGAACATCGGGGACCGCTACTTCCTGAAGGCCATCGACCAGTACTGGCACGAGGACTGCCTGAGCTGTGACCTGTGCGGGTGCcggctgggggaggtgggccGGCGCCTCTACTACAAGCTGGGCCGGAAGCTCTGCCGGAGAGACTATCTCAG GCTGTTCGGCCAGGATGGTCTGTGCGCGTCCTGTGACAAGCGCATCCGCGCCTACGAGATGACGATGCGGGTGAAAGACAAGGTGTATCACCTGGAGTGCTTCAAGTGCGCCGCCTGCCAGAAGCACTTCTGCGTGGGCGACAGATACCTCCTGGTCAACTCCGACATAGTGTGCGAACAGGACATCTACGAGTGGACTAAGGCCAACGGGATGATGTAG